GGATGAGATGATAAAAGTCTCTTCTAACTTAACTAAGGTCTTAAGTTCGAAACTTGAATATGCAGCTATGTTAAAACTTTTGAGTAAGTGCTTTGTCATTCGTAAAGGTTAAACCCAATACACTCtatattaattctaaatatatatatactaaaaaaatatctattacTAACGGTAAGGGTGTCAAAATGGGTTATGACACGCGAACCCGATTTGCCAAACACGAAAAGAATACGGGTTAGGGTTGAGCCTTAGCAGGTCTGAGTCAGTAAACGAGTTGACTCGTTTATGACACAGCTTGAAACAAGTCGTGTAATGGGTTGACTCACGAACCTATTTTAACCCGTTTAATTTTTCGTATCGGGTTGGATCGTGTCAACCCGACCCAACCTATTTAAACccgtaaattttaaaagataaaaaataaaataaccatatataaaagtaaaagtaaataaaaataaaatagctaaaaaataaaatataacaaataagaCCTAATTAGTATGACGATCCTAACAGAGTTTTCTACTAATTTACTTTTGTGTCGCCCtcttacaaaagaaaataaaatcctaacaaaataatttgatactatttatataaattttaaagatgtCTCTTGTAGtagttgaaaaaaaaaaatatttatgatttgatACTTGTCTCtattgatttgaaaaatatataatttttatacatgttaAATACTTTAAATCTTATGGTATTTGTATAACAAGTTAAGCGGGTCGTGTCAGGTTTATGATCCATACACGatccatttaaataaatatgttatgtGTGTTGTGTTGTGTCAcctataaaaaattcatatcaTGTTAGGATTGAGAGAAATTGACACGATTATTAAATAGGTCATATTCGTATTGACTCGAATTGTGTCACCTGAATAAATCAACCCGACACACGGCCACCAACGCATTTTGACACCCCTAACTAAAGgtttatattataatagtGACAAATCACAAAATCTTAATGATAGAAGTTAATTGAAGTATTTAAACggctataaaataaaatataatatcataatataaaGAACAATAAAGGACATACAAATATAAAGTCACATTACTATGAAATTAATGTTTAATAGAGTAAGCCATACGGCAATCTTTTGTAGATGAGTGAAACTGTACGgtggttcttttctttttctttttgtccgGGTGTTCTGCTATTATGTACCAGAGTAGAGAGTAATATATATGAGAGGCGAGCCTTCATAGCATTGCATTCGAAAGTTAGCTTATCCTCGTGTTTCGTGGTTTCAATGGAGTTTCATGATCTCCTTTGTATCTTTGCTTTTTTCTGTGTAagtataacaaaattttccaaATTTAAGATTTGTTTCTATTGATATATAGAAGTAGCCAATGAATAATATATGTTCTGTTGTCCAAATTTTGCATTGCAGCTGCTACTAGAAGGAAGCAATGCTTCTCTGCCTGCTGAAGAGTATTGGCATTCCAGGTTGCCAAATACTCCAATGCCACAAGAACTGCAAAATCTTCTGCAGCCTAGTTAGtttcatctttatttctttaattattttttaatgaaaaggATATATAAAATACTGCATaagaaccaaaaaaataaaaaataaactctaaATAAGCCCTCATAGCCAATGGATCATAGAAATATATGATTTccgaaaatgaaaaatagagtTCAATTTTCAGACATTAAGATTGATCGGGTAAAGTAAGCAAatggtatttaaaattattgtttcaAAATCAGTTTATGCATGCAACATTACCAATTACTTGTTTCAGATCCCTTTAGAAAGTAACAGGGTCATGAAATCCAAAGCtctgaaatatgataatagaGTTGGCATAATTACCATGTATGCAGATGCTTATATGGAGAAAacatctttatatatatatatatatatatagaattaaattcCTCAAGCCTTCTCATCTAATTGTTTATTTCCGATTACAAAAGCCGAAAGTACTTTCTGGAGTATGGGCTTCAATAAATCTGGAGAAGAAAACCACAAAGCTTTTGCGGAAGGCTCGGATGATGCAGGACAAAAACATAGAAAAAGATATGTCCCTTCTTCTGCGAGAGGCATGTTCAAATTTGACGCTTTTTTTGAGAAAGGCCTGTTCAAATTTGATGTTTCTGTTTCGGCAACATTGGACGATGCAAGACAGAGACATGGGAAAAAGCATGATGCTTCATTTGTGGAAGACTTGGATGACAAGAGCACATCTCGTAAGAGGAAATCCCAGAAACACGCTCTCTCTAATTCAACtgtattctttttatacaATAATCTCCATATTGGTCAGAAGATGAAGCTTCATATTACTAAACCAACAAACAAAGCCAAGATTTTGCTTCGTCAGGTTGCCGAATCCATCCCTTTTTCAAGTGACAGGTTCTTGGAAATCCTGCAGCAGTTCTCAATAAAACCTGAATCATTGCAAGCCAAGATCATCAAGCGAACAGTAGAGGATTGTGAGTCGTCAGGTATGGAAGGGGAAGATAGATTCTGTCCCACGTCTTTGGAATCATTACTTGATCTCACTATTTCACGTATCGGAAATAAAGTTGAGCTACTATTTAATGAGATAGATAAGCCAACCAGAATGCAGGACTACACTATCACAGGAGTCAACATGGCAGGAGAAAATCAAGTTGTTTGCCACAAGCAGAAATACCCATATGCTGTCTATTCCTGTCGATCAATAAATGCCACTAAGGTATTTAGGGCTTCATTGGTTGGTGCTGATGGCACAACAGCTAAAGCAGTAGCAGTATGTCACTCAGATACCTCAAATTGGAATCCAAGGCATTTGGCCTTATTGATGCTTAATATCAAACAAGGAGAAGACCAATTTGCCATTTTATTAGAAGTGATACAATTGTCTGGATTTCTAATGAAGTTCTTAAGGAATCTTCTAGTAATACCAATCTTTCGGTTTAAGACGCAGTTTTTGCAATAAGCCACCTTTTACTTGTGCTTCTTCTGTCTTCTTGTAATGTTTGCTTATATGTATGCAATTATCCTTGAAATGATGAAGAAACATATGCATAGGCATAATGCTACACTAATGTGCTTTTTCTTAGATAGGGGCATAAGCACCTGTTCATGGCAAAAATCAATGATACTCTGGAACATGAAAAAATAGTGGTGGTTCCTATACTACGTGTAGTTTAGCATTCATTTAGAGTTCATTCATTATGTGTATTGATGATGTAAATAGGAGAATATTCAGTCTTGTCTAGGCCCATGATCCAATGTGGATTCTTGGTATTTAGTGTATACATGTCATTCATTCATAGATAGTTAATTTAGGACATATTCTGTGCCGATGACTCGTCAACACCTTCACCAAGTATgacaggaaaaaaaaaaattctaccAAAAGTTCAAATGGAAAGGAAATGTCTTCCTCTTTCTCACTGAGTTTTCAGAAACCAGCAACACAGTCTGGAAACCCAGTTGGCTCCTACTGTTCTATTAAGCTCAATCATGAAAACTATTTGCTATGGAAGAATTTTGTTCTCCCAGTAATCAGAGGCAAACGCCTAAAAGGCTACATCACTAGAACTAGGAAATGTCCATTACTATAactgaaaaaggaaaagatgaAGAATTAGTGCTGAAAAATCCAGAACATGAAGATTGGATTGTTCACGACTAGATCTTGCTTGGTTGGCTATACAACTCCATTGAGCCAGATGTTGCTTCAAAGTTAATGGGCTGCGAGAGCTCGAAAGACCTGTGGGACTCGATTAGAGATCTCTTTGGtgtgaagaacaaatcaaacatagtttttctataaaagagTGTTTCAAAAGCTTGTTAAAAGCAGGCTTGAAGATGTCTGAGTATCTCAAAGAAGCAAAGAAGCTTGCTAATAACCTCGCATTGGCAGGGAAGCCAGTATCACTAGAAGATCTGTGTTATCATCGAATTTTTCAAGTCAAAACTTTTATAAGCCCAATGATGAGATATTTTAGTTGATAGAATACTCTTGAATAAATAATGCGTGTTAAACCTATAGAAACTGCCTCGAGAATTGCTCCTAAGACCCTGGGATCAAAAAACCACACTTCTGCAAAGCTGTTAGGCTAAACACGCGCGCTCAGGCTTAAGCTCGCGTGAGCTTAGGCCTAAGCTAGCGCGAACTTAGTGCTAAGCTCGCGCGCATTCAGTGCTGAGTTAGCGCGAGCTCAGGCCAAACCTATATAAACTCCCTCCACCTTCACTTTCAAACACACATTCTGCATATCCAAACCCCACACTCTTTCTCTAATCCCCTCACCTTTCTCTAACCTCTCTCTACACATACCCTACACACCAAAACCTCATTCACTCTCTCTACACACCAAAACCCTTCTCTCTCTACACACAACAAAACCTCACTCTTTCCATACTCCTCGTTCTTCAAATACAAAAATCAGCCCCTCTATTCCCAAAAGATCCTAAAAAGTGTTCTCAAAGATCTTAcactcatttttatttcaaagcatctttttgatttttgcaTTCAAATCTATCACTTGAGGCccaaatctaattttatttgatattcggtgcatattttatttttaaaatttttgttttttatttttttaatttagtggTATAGTACCTATTTGCTTTCCCCGTGTAAGTTGGATACATGCAGGCTCAACCCAATACTTGCGCAGGTCCAACCTAGACCCTTTGGATTTAAACCATTATAAAATGCAGTCGCTTTGGCACCTTTAGGCTTCCAGAAACTTGAACCGGTGCAGGTTCGACCTTAATAGCCTTGTGCATTGTTATTTTtcgttttataattttataactcATTATTCAACTGTCTTGAGGCCTTAAAGGCCGTGGTTTATAATAATTTCCCCTAAGCACCCCGATCTCTCTAAACCTTTTTTATGTATGTTTAAATTATTGCTTAGGATCTCTCCTCACATTtaaataaatggataaattgGACTTACTAATTGTTTTGATCATCCCACATGCCAAGATAATAAAATGGAAGCTTACCAAAGTAAGCCCTCGTGTCTCGCATGCTTTATACTTAAATACTAAGGCTAAAATGAATTTGCCACCTAGattaggaaaataaaaatttgcaaATAATGTAGACACAATGGCATGCCAAGATAAAACCTAAGGCATTAAAGTGCCTTCCGACTAAGATTAGTAAAGACACAATGTGCCTCCCATTTAGGACTAGTTGAGGTACCAAAAATACCCGTCACCTGAGGCTAGACCCTTGGTTGCACACCTCACATgttaagaaagataaaaaaggttgatgaataaaataaatatagggTAAAGCTAGgctaagataattttattaggataGGCAAATTCTCCTCTACTCTAGTGGAGGCTAGGATTCACCCCCTAGGCGGATAGGGGTGCTATAAAAAACCTTCCCTATTCGTACCTAACTTTGTGAACCTAGAATCTCTGATTTTAGGGAAGGGGAAACTTAGGCTCTCCGTAAGGGGTATAAAGTCGTCATCCTCACTCTCGAAACTGTCCGGATTTCATCGGGTGGCAACTCCTCCTAATGGTCTTAAGGTCATTTCATAATCCCTTACGGCCCTTGACTGAATGGCTCATTTTGAAACGAGCCTAGTACAAAAAGCGGACTCTGGACCAGCAGTGGAAACCCCACAAAAAAGTCAGTTGCTCCAATCTAGTAACTCAAGTTTTAGCAATTCTTTAACACATTAGAATACAATCTAGTTGTGTGCTAGATCTATGAGAAAGAAAGCATTAGTTGGGTTGATATACAAGCATTATTGTTAAGTTATGAGAAAATGCTAGAACAAATCAATGATGGGATCTCCTTAGTCAATCTTGGACAAGTCACAACAAATTTTGTAGTGCAAGAGACTCTAGTCATTAAGGAAATCAAGGTAGAGGTCAATGAGGCTATTAATGTGGACAAGGCAGAGGAATAGATTTTGTTATGCTCAAAACAATAGTCAGTACTCAACTCATTATGGAAACAATGGTGGTAACTCACAGAGAGGTagagaaggaaaaggaaatggCTCTAGGCTAATTTCTTAGGTGTATGGAAAACCTGGCCATATAGCTCTCAAATGTTACTATCGCTTTGATGAGTCATATCAGGGCACACCACCAGACCACAACAAGACATACTCAAATGTAACTAACTCTACATATGTTGCTAGACCAGAGGTAGTAAGTGACCCTACCTAGTATGTTGACAGTGGAGCTACTTCTCATGTCATACACAGTGCTGCCAACATTAGTGATAAACTTGAGTACAATGGTAATCAGCTTCTTACTATTGGTAATGGTAATCAACTGCCTATTGCTCATATTGCTATTTTTATGCTACACACTCTTGAAAATGGAAAGttattacttaaaaatatattacatgCATCTGAGATTAAAAAGAACCTTGTTAGCATCTCTCAACTCACTACCTCTAACAATATATCAGTTGAGTTTGATTCTTTTGGTTGTGTTATTAAGGACAAGCTAACAAGAGTAGAGCTGCTCAAGGGGAGACTTAGATGAGGCTTGTACCAACTTGAACAAAATGTCAGTCCTTTCTCAATACCCTCTGCACCTTTAACTTCCACCAAGCCAACTTTAAGTAATCAAAGTCTTACCTCACACTACAACTGCAACACTGCTCAGTTAGAAACTTCTATTAGTAGTAAATCTTTAAATTCCTTAAAGGAGGTATGGCACAAGAGACTTGGGCATCCTTTAATGTAATCAAAAGGTTAGAATTAATGAAGAGAAGTTCTTTTATAATGCACGTCAGTATGGAAAATCACATATATTGCCATTTAATACTTCAAGTTCTCATGCCTCTAAACCCTAGAACTTGTTCACACAGACTTGTGGGGCCCTTCACTTGTAAATTCCACATCTGGATTTCGATACTACATCAACTTTATAGATGATTTTAGTAGGTACACCTGGAATTTccctttaaaaaataaatcagatGCATTAAGTGCTTTCATTCAGTTTTAGAAacttatagaaaataaacttAAGAGGAAAATTAAATGTCTGCAATCAGACATGGGAGAAGAATTCCAAAGCTTTAATGAACTAGTAAAACAATAAGGCATAGAGTTCAGGCATTCTTGTCCCCTCACTTCATCTTAAAATGGCCGTGTTGAAAGGAAGCACAAACACATAATAGAAACAGGCTTGACCTTTCTTGCTCAGGTACATATGCCCCTCAAATATTGGCATAAGGCTTTCCAAACTTTTGTACACCTTATAAGCAAACTTCCTACTCCTCTACTCAAAGGAAAATCACCCTTAACCACCTTGTTCAATAGGAAACCTAATTATCACTCCTTAAAACCTTTCGATTGTGCATGCTTCCCTTGCTTAAGACCatatcagattcataaattcCAATTTCACACTACTAAGTGTGTATTCTTGGGGTATAGTGATGTTTATACGGGCTACAAGTGCATCAACACTACTGGCACAACCTATATTACCATACACATAATGAGTTAGAGTATCCCTTTAAAAATGGCTTTCTAAACACCAAAATCCTATGAGCATATAACTGTTATAAACACCATGAACTAGTTCCCTTAAATTCCTCAATCACCTGTCAACTCACCATCACCATGTTCAACAACCACTCCTTCTAATACAATGCCAACTCCAATGACCGTTGCAGCTAGCTCTCATTCTAGTAAGTTTGCTTTATCaccttattttcatttacaTAATACTGACATTGAAAGAGTACTTGCTGAAAAGGGGGATATTAATGATGATGCAAACTCTGAAAACTTTAGAAGTTTTGGTAGAATAAATTTTGATGGTAGTGCAGACAAGAATGCTCCAAATATTATGCATGATCCACCTGATCAAGAACGATAACAACAAAGGCACCACATGATAACCAGTCTAAATCTGGTGTTTTTAAACCTAACCAACATCCATCAGACCTCCAAATGTTGACTGTATGCACCACAACTCCAAGTGAACAAACAATCCTTAAAGAGGCCATGAAATCAAAGCACTAGTTCAAAGCAATGACAAATAAGATTGAAGCTCTAACTAGGAACAACACTTGGACTCTAGTACCTTACTCCTCATCTAATAACCTGATAGGGAACAAATAGGTCTACAAGTGCAAGTATAATGAAAATGGCAACTTCCAAAGATGTAAAGCTAGACTAGTGGTTAAGGGCTCCACACAAACTACTAGAATTGACTTCTGTGAGACCTAGAGTCTAGTGATTAAAGCATCAATAATTAGAATCATCCTTACCATAGTTGTGTCAAGGAATTGGTCAGTGAGGCAACTAGACATTAACAATGCCTTCCTAAATGGAAAATTACAAGAGACAGTCTATATGGAGCAGCCAAGTGTTATTGACAAGAAAAGACCAAATGATGTTTGCAAGCTCAACAAAGCCTTGTATGGCTAGAAACAGACACCTAGAGCCTGGTATGAGAAGTTGAGAATAACTTTAGGAAAATAGGGATTCATGAACTCAAAGTGTGATActtcattattcttttacaaAGACAAACAACAAATTATGATGGTTCTCATCTATGTGGATGACATTATAGTTACAGGGAGCAACACAAGTGCTTTACACAGTTTTATTACAAAGCTACATGGCTTGTTCACCTTGAAAGATATGGGGGAGCTTCATCATTTTCTAGGTGTTGAGGTGAGAAGAGATGCCATTGGGATGTACCTAACTCAAAGCAGATATATTGAAAAACTCCTCAAGAAAGTAGAAATGAGCAATGTCAAAGTTTGTCCAACCCCAATTGTCATAGGAAAGCAAGTGACAGGTGATGAAGGTGATCCGTTCAAGGATGCAACACTGTACAGGAGCATAATAGGGAGCATTCAATATCTTAGCAACACTAGGCCAGATGTGTGTTATATTATCATCATCTGAACTAATACATGTAGAAACCAATGGTTGGGCATTGGCAAAGAGTTAAAAGAATCATCAGATATCTTCAAGGAACTAAGGACATGGGTCTTAACATCAAACCCTGTGGTAGGCAACTGTCAATTCATGCCTTTgctgatgcagattgggcttGTTGTAGACATGATAGAAGATCCAAAGCATGCTACTATGTGTATCTGGTGGACACTTTTATTTCCTGGTCCTTCAAGAAGCAGTTTGTGTGTCTCTATCAAGTGCAAAGTCAAAGTATAAAGCCTTACAAAGAGCTTCTTGTGAAGTTACTTGGATTGAATCCTTGTTGTAATAATTAAGCCTAAAATACAAGTCTATTCCAATAAACTAGTGTGACAATATGAGTGTGACAGCCTGGCCTAGAGAAGTGGTCCAATGAGCGGGGAAATGGATGCCAGGGCAAGGATAGGATGCTTGAATAATGAGCGGTTTCTAGCaagcttctaggatggcagcactctaaggtacggggatacatgaatgaatcgcaTTGCATATTGAAACGAGGCAGGGAATGGTTGAAGGCATATATGTAAAAAGAGTTGGAATTAATCACACGAGTCGCCTTTTGGTTGCTTGGTTGTGGAGTTATAGAAACttcaaagttaaacgtgcttggttcagGGAAATCTTAAGATGGATGACCTCTTAGGAAATTTTCAAATCTGTCAAGGGGCAAAACTGTGAGGCTAGTGGGGGCTAAAGTGGACAATATCTATAGTGATTTGGTTTCGGGTCGTTACAAATAGTATAAGACATGATCCCTTAAGTAGATGTGTGGTTTGAGGATGAACCGGGGGAAAGCTAGTGGGCATGTGACAGTCTAGCATAGAGAAGCGGTTCGATGAGGGTGGGAGATGGACGTTGGGGCAAGGATAGGATGTCTAGACGAGGAGTGGCTTCTGGCAAGCTTCTAGAATGCCAACACTCCAAAGTACGAAGGTACAtaaatgaatcgaattgcacatcaaAACAGGGCAAAGAATGGTTAATagcatatatgtaaagaattagaactaatcacatgaggcgcTTTTTAGTTGTTTGGTTGTGGAGTTGTAAGAACTCTAAAGTTAAACATGCTCGGTTCGAGAAAATTTTAGGATGGGTGACCTCTTGAGAAGTTCTTGAATCCATCGAGGGGCAAAACTGTAAGGCCACTGAATATTAATGTCTTTTCCAGGCCCATGATCCAATGTGGATTCTTGGTATTTAGTGTACACCTGTCATTCATTGATAGGTAGTTAGTTTAGGGCATCTCCTGTGTACATAATATATACAACATTTTCCTTATGCTTAGATTAAGCTGAGCTTCTTGCCTCCCAAATTCATCTTCTCAACTAAGTTTTTCACTATATGTGATAACTTTCTTGATCAAAAACGAATCTCAAAAGATGGAAGATATATCATAGAGATAGATCGTCTAGCCATTCAAGAAAAGTGAATTCGTGCTACTGCTTTCGATTTCACAAGGAAATGATATCTTTTGGCAGTAAAATTAGttgttattaataatcaaCTTTTAGTAACGAAATAAAATTCTTGATGCTAATGCTATACTTTTGGCAACAAAAATATATGctgtcaaaaataatattttggtaacaataaaattttgctactaattttaaaatatggcaacaaaatttattattactaatattactCTTTTGGCAGCAACTCAGATTTTACTGCAAATTACTTACGGAAACGTCTTTTCAACAACAACATACCACAATCCTTATATTTGCTGCTATATACTTATAGAAACATTTTTTGTACTTTAAGCAACAAAAATTAATGCTGCTAATTTCAGTATTTCTTGTAGTGATTGTTACATAAAAAAACGGGCCAAATATATCATTTCAACCCTAACCTTTtctaaattaacatatttcaTCCCAGACTTTAATTTTGACCTATTGCACTCCTTAATTTCTATTTGTAACCAATTTCATTCCTAATAAATATTGGCTACGTGCATGAGATAAAAACGCGATGGTCTGGCTATATAGGCTCGATGTGGCAAGACAAATTAAATATCCAgctagaaaaatagaaaaccaaGAATTAtgacataattaattaagaaactaGTCAAACAAAGTAGAAGCggtaaaagtaaaataaattcctAAGCTCAAACTTTAAAAACTCTAAATACTTAAGATCCTTAAACTTCTAAGCTAAACCTAAAGACAATCGACGATTTCCTGAAACAAAGTTATAACTTATAATCCTTAACTTGAAGTCGAGAATTTGTGTTTGTTACAAAAATACAAAGTTTGTGTATCTTGCATTTGAATAGAGGATCTACCTTGGAGTTTAAAAGCAACGACGATCTGAGGAGGACATTGCTTGAAGCCATTCCTAGTTATAATGTAAGTTTAGTCATTTATATTGTTGGTTATAGTATAATGGATAGAGCTATAAGATTGAAATTGAGGTATGGTGGTAAATTGTTGAGAGATCCACTTCTTAGATATGTGGGTGGAAATGTAAGCATTAAGTATTCTGACGTTGATAAGCTGTCTATATCAGAACCAATGTGGTATACAAGGAAGTTTGGGTATACTTCTATGGAAGGAGTTTAGTAAAAGCCTAAGAATGgaagtaaatttatttatctataaaaGTAGCACAAACCCTTAAGGATGGGCATATAATGGACTTGTATGTGGCTCACACTGTTGAACATCCACAATTTTCAACCCAAGATGGCCCACTAGGACAAGATGACCTGAATGTCCAAGGACAAAACGAGACAAGTGGTAGAATTAATGTTGAGGCAAGGGTAAGTGAGGGCAACAATGAACATAGGGTTGAGTCCTACATTACAATCAAAACACATCAATTATCACAATTGACTTCCAAAATACATAGTAGATCCTATAACAATTGTAACAAATATCAACTTCTTAACCCCATAGTGATTTGCTcgttctctttctctctctacccTAATCTTTCTAATCCTTCTTAAAAGCCCTAAAATCACATGTCCTGATTGCTCTGGTATGGGGATTGTCAAGCCACATGAAATAGTTACAAGCTTCTAAAAGTCtgtaaaataacaaaaaatagtTGATAAATAAACCTAAACTTAGACAAATAAATCCACTTTTAGCTAATATATTTACTCCATAGTTCCTGCAGCTAAAAAACCTTCTTCCTGGATTTTTCTGTTGTCCATGATGTCTTGAAAGTACCAACTTCCCCACAATTGCACATTGAAACAACCATTTAGCTTCTGCcctaatttcttctttcacAAAATCAAAGAATCAACAGTATTTCTTATGGAACTCacgttaaaaaataatttcaaatcgATAATGAGAGACCAAGAGAGAGGGAAAAGAAGGATAAATCCATAATGAGAAAGTAAGAGAGAGGAAGACAGGATTTTATTGCTGATGCGGCCATTTTCTTACGTTGTCACTTTTTTCCATTATAATCCACGTGTCTGGCCACATCATCAATTTAAAAACCTTTCATGTGCTTCAAAGCAAGTTAAACCATGTGCTAATCCATGTTGTCCCATTTATGGTTAAATTAGTCAGTATTACTGATTAAGAGTGAAATTAGTTACAAATAGAAGTTAAAGAGTGCAATAGGTTAAAATTAAAGTCTAATGGTGAAATAGGTTAATTTAGAAAAGTTCAGGGATGAAATGATGTATTCGGCCTAAAAGTGACTAAAATCCCTAagcttttttcatattatattaataagtccttctaataattaattttaacatccctttcatttaatgaaattaattattatattattcagtcagattttttctattagttaACTGTTATTTATATCTAAACGTAAACTCTACCCTTATAAATAGAGATATTTTAATGTCcttataaataaagatattttaacgtctttaaattttatcaaatagtattaataagtccctttgtttctcttaaatattagaataattaatttaaatttatatttaaaacttagatactttaatatttaaaagttcaatttataaaatatcaaagaaatttaagaaaaccTTGATTTGCACTAAAATACttcaattaaagaaaataccttatataaaattatataaaaagatttcataagatagtatttttataattaatcaagtgaattaatattaagtaaagaaaactataatttagtcatattcttttaatatataaattatagaagaatttta
The Ricinus communis isolate WT05 ecotype wild-type chromosome 1, ASM1957865v1, whole genome shotgun sequence DNA segment above includes these coding regions:
- the LOC8268810 gene encoding LOW QUALITY PROTEIN: BURP domain protein RD22 (The sequence of the model RefSeq protein was modified relative to this genomic sequence to represent the inferred CDS: inserted 1 base in 1 codon), with the protein product MSETVRWFFSFSFCPGVLLLCTRVESNIYERRAFIALHSKVSLSSCFVVSMEFHDLLCIFAFFCLLLEGSNASLPAEEYWHSRLPNTPMPQELQNLLQPTESTFWSMGFNKSGEENHKAFAEGSDDAGQKHRKRYVPSSARGMFKFDAFFEKGLFKFDVSVSATLDDARQRHGKKHDASFVEDLDDKSTSRKRKSQKHALSNSTVFFLYNNLHIGQKMKLHITKPTNKAKILLRQVAESIPFSSDRFLEILQQFSIKPESLQAKIIKRTVEDCESSGMEGEDRFCPTSLESLLDLTISRIGNKVELLFNEIDKPTRMQDYTITGVNMAGENQVVCHKQKYPYAVYSCRSINATKVFRASLVGADGTTAKAVAVCHSDTSNWNPRHLALLMLNIKQGEXPICHFIRSDTIVWISNEVLKESSSNTNLSV